DNA sequence from the Pyramidobacter piscolens W5455 genome:
TGCGCGAAAAAGTGCGTCCGGCGCTGGAGGCGGAGATGGCGGCGCTGGAAGCCAACACGGAGAAGATGATCCGCGAAAGCCGTTCGCTGATCTTCGAGCTCAGCCCGCCCATTCTCAAGGAAGTGGGCATCAATCCCGCCCTGGAGTCGTTGGCCGACAATCTGCTCACGCCGCACGGCATCAAGTGGGAGCTGCGCGCGAAGGGGACCATGGCCGACTTCTGGGCGGACGACGCCGTCTGCGTGATCCTCTACCGCATGGCACGCGAGCTGCTGATCAACGTGATCAAACATTCCGGCGCGACGCGTGTCACCATCATCGTCAACCGCGGCCCGGGGAAGATCATGGTCGCGGTGGAGGACAACGGCCGGGGATTCCCCGAGGACTTCGACCTCGACCATAACGAGGCGCGCAAGGAAACGAAGAGCTTTGGGCTTTTCAGCATCAGGGAACGCCTTGAGCCCATCGACGGGACTCTGAAAATCGTTTCCATCCCTGGGAAAGGCGCGACCGTTGCCATGTCCTGCCCGTTGAAACTGAAGGAAGGGGAGTTCAAATGAGTATTCGCGTGCTTCTGGCCGACGATCACGAAATGTTTCTTGAAGGACTGCGGGAACTGCTCGGCAAAGCGGACGGCATCGAACTGGCCGGACTGGCCCGCGACGGCGCGGAGGCCGTCGCGGCGGCGGAGCGCCTGCAGCCCGACGTGGCGCTCATGGACATGACGATGCCGCGGCTGAACGGCATCCAGGCGACGCAGAAGATTGCCGCCGGCTCGCCCGGCACGAAGGTGCTGGTGCTGTCCATGCACGGCGACAAAAACCTGATCGTCGAGAGCCTGAAGGCCGGCGCCCGCGGCTACGTGCTGAAAGAGTGTTCGTCGCAGGAACTGTGCCTGGCCATCCAAACCGTCGCGAACGGGCAGTATTACTTGACGCCGGCGATCCTTTCGACGCTCATCGGGGATTATCTGCGCCTGACCGAAAACGAGGAACAA
Encoded proteins:
- a CDS encoding sensor histidine kinase produces the protein MIVYRMLFARTFDPIALYRVEEGSRRSITADRVFFVDVNPSYERVMKVRRRDVIGRSFLDVWPISEPRWSQIIVDCLRLGHSVHCEGNSKEAGSFLEAIAFPLPPGMAAVIFLDKTKLKDADEALDRKKNELRNLATQLTLTEESTRRAIATDLHDRIGYDLVSQLHKIRELREKVRPALEAEMAALEANTEKMIRESRSLIFELSPPILKEVGINPALESLADNLLTPHGIKWELRAKGTMADFWADDAVCVILYRMARELLINVIKHSGATRVTIIVNRGPGKIMVAVEDNGRGFPEDFDLDHNEARKETKSFGLFSIRERLEPIDGTLKIVSIPGKGATVAMSCPLKLKEGEFK
- a CDS encoding response regulator transcription factor, whose amino-acid sequence is MSIRVLLADDHEMFLEGLRELLGKADGIELAGLARDGAEAVAAAERLQPDVALMDMTMPRLNGIQATQKIAAGSPGTKVLVLSMHGDKNLIVESLKAGARGYVLKECSSQELCLAIQTVANGQYYLTPAILSTLIGDYLRLTENEEQGSDCPLSERELDVLKLLVKGCNAKQIAEQLSISKNTVDTHRRHILDKLGCNSMAELTRYAIREGYLDLS